A region from the Flavobacteriales bacterium genome encodes:
- a CDS encoding B12-binding domain-containing radical SAM protein, which produces MKIYLIKASAGSAYSTYKADTGGPPQNIFSAAAAMPSDIEIEMCDETIGMKADMKSDADIVAVFMSTPDAYRAYELTSAFSELGKVTLLGGLHTFFFQEEAEKYADALVIGESEGLWEQIFEDLKNNQLKPKYKREKPLDLAELNPYPTHLIDVERYDYTWSVLVSRGCPMHCDFCLVHQFFDKFNLRPIDKIVEEVKALKRIGVEWVELHSDNLTQNKRYAIELFEALAPLEMNFFGETTVLIARDEKLLAAAQKAGVKMLLFGIETPSEDALKDQGKSFVKPEKIKEYVARVQSYGIEVVGDFLFGFDAHDYSIFEQTKEFIKDINVDKAYPHLMIPFPGSETYKKLKAEGRILTEDWSQYDGTHVVFKPTKMSVEELEYGTWEVSEFAEKWNKGHSRNGDSIWEKLKNIFS; this is translated from the coding sequence ATGAAAATATATCTGATAAAAGCCTCGGCAGGAAGTGCTTATTCAACATATAAAGCAGATACAGGAGGTCCACCGCAAAACATATTTTCAGCGGCTGCGGCAATGCCAAGTGATATTGAAATAGAGATGTGTGACGAAACCATAGGTATGAAGGCCGATATGAAATCGGATGCTGATATTGTAGCTGTCTTTATGTCTACTCCAGATGCATATAGGGCTTATGAGTTGACTTCTGCATTTTCAGAATTAGGAAAAGTAACCTTGTTAGGAGGATTACACACGTTTTTCTTTCAGGAAGAAGCAGAGAAATATGCCGATGCTTTGGTAATTGGAGAATCGGAAGGGCTTTGGGAGCAAATTTTTGAGGATTTAAAAAATAATCAACTTAAGCCTAAATATAAAAGAGAGAAACCATTGGATTTGGCAGAGTTGAACCCATATCCAACCCATTTAATAGATGTTGAAAGATATGATTATACTTGGTCTGTTTTAGTGAGTAGAGGTTGTCCTATGCATTGTGATTTTTGTCTAGTTCATCAGTTTTTTGATAAGTTTAATTTACGACCTATCGACAAGATTGTAGAAGAAGTAAAAGCTTTAAAAAGAATCGGTGTAGAATGGGTAGAATTACATTCAGATAATCTTACTCAAAACAAAAGATACGCAATTGAACTCTTTGAAGCATTAGCGCCATTAGAAATGAACTTTTTTGGGGAAACTACAGTGCTTATTGCACGAGATGAAAAGCTCTTGGCGGCAGCTCAAAAAGCAGGGGTAAAAATGTTACTTTTTGGAATAGAGACTCCATCAGAAGATGCTTTGAAAGATCAAGGGAAAAGCTTCGTGAAGCCAGAGAAAATAAAAGAATATGTTGCAAGGGTGCAAAGTTATGGTATCGAAGTAGTAGGAGATTTTCTTTTTGGATTTGATGCACATGATTATTCGATTTTCGAGCAAACCAAAGAATTCATTAAAGACATCAACGTGGATAAAGCATATCCTCACTTGATGATTCCATTTCCAGGTTCCGAGACTTATAAAAAACTCAAGGCAGAAGGAAGGATACTCACAGAAGACTGGTCTCAGTATGATGGAACCCACGTAGTTTTTAAACCTACAAAAATGTCTGTAGAAGAATTGGAGTATGGAACTTGGGAGGTTTCTGAGTTTGCAGAAAAATGGAATAAAGGACATAGCAGAAATGGAGATTCTATCTGGGAAAAACTAAAAAATATTTTTTCGTAA
- a CDS encoding ABC transporter six-transmembrane domain-containing protein, translating to MDTKKTFLKHKYRLIFTFLLVLLESAANLLFPLYIGYAIAGAIEKDFHAVYNLGFLGLALIIIGGFRRLIDSRFYAKLHIELSTKLAENETVEDTKKSARLYMLTEIIEFFENQIPTLIQSTIGLFGVAFIIMSLNWNVFVMAVLSGVLVMVLYWLTSKKTIRFNEEYNNEVEKQVAVVHKGEQTELKKHITRLNKINIKLSDLETINFSITWVFMMIFLLFAIVFSVDTEQVEYGALFALIMYAYQYIESVVSLPFFYQQWLRLKEIYRRLNEFDLSQKK from the coding sequence ATGGATACTAAAAAAACTTTCTTAAAACATAAATATCGGTTAATATTTACCTTTCTGCTTGTTTTATTAGAATCTGCTGCAAATCTGTTGTTTCCGTTGTATATAGGGTATGCTATTGCAGGTGCAATAGAAAAAGATTTTCATGCTGTGTATAATCTAGGATTTTTAGGTTTAGCGCTTATAATCATTGGAGGATTTAGACGCTTAATAGATTCACGATTCTACGCAAAATTACATATAGAACTTAGTACTAAATTAGCCGAGAATGAAACGGTAGAAGACACAAAAAAATCTGCAAGACTTTATATGCTTACAGAAATTATAGAGTTTTTTGAAAACCAAATACCGACTCTTATTCAAAGCACCATAGGGCTTTTTGGTGTAGCTTTTATTATCATGTCTCTTAATTGGAATGTGTTTGTAATGGCTGTTTTATCTGGTGTATTAGTGATGGTGCTGTATTGGTTGACTTCCAAAAAAACGATTCGGTTCAATGAAGAATATAATAACGAAGTAGAAAAGCAAGTAGCAGTAGTGCATAAAGGCGAACAAACTGAATTAAAAAAACATATTACTAGGCTTAATAAAATAAATATCAAACTTTCAGATTTAGAGACTATTAATTTTTCTATCACTTGGGTTTTTATGATGATATTTTTGCTATTCGCAATTGTTTTCTCAGTAGATACGGAGCAGGTTGAGTATGGAGCCCTTTTTGCACTCATTATGTATGCTTATCAGTATATAGAGAGCGTGGTAAGCTTACCATTTTTTTATCAACAATGGCTTAGACTCAAAGAAATATATCGCCGTTTGAATGAATTTGATTTAAGTCAAAAAAAATAA
- a CDS encoding DUF5777 family beta-barrel protein, protein MNTIKTISKILTVGLLFTSVNVMAQDDLLADLEKNSSKRKRFELPAFKSMQIGNLQSTKIASKGDLYLVVSHRFGSIKDGVDGFFGLDQANTKIQFNYGLFNGVQLGVSRDSYQKAYSGNVKFKITRQTRKFPVNIVGYGNIDVNTLLKKETYPNLRFTERLSYTSQLLISKRFSKKMSLLIAPTFVRKNLQNLNLSKEPTFNQLVLGVGGRFKVSKRMSLNIDYAYNFSKAETSVFKNPLTVGVDVETGGHIFQMFFTNSRGSHDAAYLTEAQGDWAKGDVSFGFNVVRVF, encoded by the coding sequence ATGAACACAATAAAAACTATTTCAAAAATACTCACTGTAGGACTTTTGTTCACATCAGTAAATGTAATGGCTCAAGATGATCTCTTAGCGGATTTAGAAAAAAATTCTTCAAAAAGAAAACGATTTGAATTACCTGCATTCAAAAGTATGCAGATAGGAAACTTACAGTCAACCAAAATAGCTTCAAAAGGTGATTTGTATCTTGTGGTTTCTCATCGATTTGGATCAATTAAAGATGGAGTTGATGGATTTTTTGGATTAGATCAAGCGAATACTAAAATACAGTTTAATTATGGTTTATTTAATGGCGTTCAGCTAGGTGTAAGCCGAGATAGTTACCAGAAAGCATATTCCGGAAATGTGAAATTTAAGATCACTAGACAAACGAGAAAATTCCCTGTAAATATTGTAGGGTATGGAAATATAGATGTGAATACTTTGCTCAAAAAAGAAACCTATCCAAATCTTAGGTTTACAGAAAGATTGAGTTATACCTCCCAATTACTGATTTCAAAAAGATTTTCTAAGAAAATGTCACTTTTGATCGCACCAACATTTGTCAGAAAAAACCTCCAAAATCTCAATTTATCCAAGGAACCTACATTCAACCAATTGGTTTTGGGTGTAGGTGGGAGGTTTAAAGTGAGTAAGCGAATGAGTTTAAATATCGATTACGCTTACAACTTTAGTAAAGCAGAAACATCTGTATTTAAAAACCCGCTTACCGTTGGTGTTGATGTCGAAACAGGTGGTCATATTTTTCAGATGTTTTTCACAAATTCAAGAGGAAGTCATGATGCGGCTTATTTGACAGAAGCTCAAGGTGATTGGGCAAAAGGAGATGTTTCCTTTGGATTTAATGTTGTAAGAGTTTTCTAG
- a CDS encoding VOC family protein, with product MKPNNIIYSDLSTYTPKKTMQFYENVFGWKFSNEYNYYTAYINDEPIVGLYETPDKFKQMRMPHFWMTYIQVNDANKVVSKARELGGIIEMELEMPGFGKVALIRDLHGAGFTIYEGEYLNSTRNYNTPNTLIWNELHVSDAQKIIPFYAGIFDWEIKIQDEHFFKIYNHQQEYIGDILEVPNSYKGKYEYWISSFCVNSLEKSKNDILKNGGELIVDEGNRMLMTDNSSQSFFYISELR from the coding sequence ATGAAGCCCAATAATATCATTTATTCAGATTTATCTACCTATACACCCAAAAAGACTATGCAGTTTTATGAGAATGTTTTCGGGTGGAAATTTAGTAATGAGTATAATTATTATACTGCTTATATTAATGATGAGCCAATTGTAGGATTGTATGAAACACCTGATAAGTTTAAGCAAATGAGAATGCCTCATTTTTGGATGACTTATATTCAGGTAAATGATGCAAATAAGGTGGTCTCAAAAGCGAGAGAATTAGGTGGAATTATAGAAATGGAGCTAGAAATGCCTGGTTTTGGTAAAGTTGCCCTTATTAGAGATCTTCATGGAGCAGGTTTTACAATTTATGAAGGTGAGTATTTGAATTCTACAAGAAATTATAACACTCCAAATACGCTTATTTGGAATGAGTTACATGTTTCTGATGCGCAAAAAATTATACCTTTTTATGCCGGTATATTTGATTGGGAAATTAAAATTCAAGATGAGCATTTTTTTAAAATTTATAATCATCAACAAGAATACATTGGGGATATCTTGGAGGTTCCAAATTCCTATAAAGGAAAATATGAATATTGGATTAGCTCATTTTGTGTGAACTCTTTAGAAAAATCCAAAAATGATATTCTGAAAAATGGTGGGGAACTCATAGTAGATGAAGGGAATAGAATGCTGATGACCGATAATTCATCTCAGTCATTTTTTTATATTTCAGAGCTTAGATAA
- a CDS encoding T9SS type A sorting domain-containing protein, with product MRLIGILFFLSFSFSIQAQNFIKHTLSNRSSGKVDFEITKTNSDSLLDIITLSNKIDKHLGWFEQNSNFFHYSAIENTPEFDLIETSYNPQNDSLLLVTYSSYDSTLHHYHQVNGGFTLSYIENLPWTIQNFFYQDFDNDGVQEFLFLPQNDSIQIHFANNNHLTLPILSDSIDKIRVFDYYEDSFPDIFIQTKNNKFFFFKNSFGTSFSKESFPTDTTKTIQSFDFYKQPDSLNHEIYLAYENTDTLSVFYKNNFNLSFHRNIISPSQNLQELIIKDFNNDSLADIVFKNKTMDSLFYISDFENNTNDTIIISKRILSLEKWISEDIDNDGYLDIVTLSERNGQLTIFKFQGGGFSEQIISKQTVLPLTHFVDIDFDNDLDIVCTDKIDTGRIVDDLMEIGIFENKGNDNFEYHFLIEDKVYHYPQKLYAKTIQKGNRMDIYYRSHTALLSFLIDVTNYDYVEKYFVYHSGLHSFNQVIEHDWDQDGDIDLHCYKYNSAVFYANNDSNYFHFGAYWSSKKIEEPNTFGIMDMNNDSIADIVTCDDRHNIMYYTPTTNNSLAKFSSTPDNTHQINKLGTHSYFWLKDYDFDGIRDCISLNTNQDSMFFYQNNGLGNFQNKEHINFPIGNFKAPSEVGFPHNIIIEDFDQDQDLDIIHLSMLYEDTLWNQYEIGYSFRVFLNNGANTFHSYKIDTLLPIVKPYYYRHIRQSLIHKPIAAKDYDNDGDIDLVGRWNGDLVYYENNICVSSHTIIDSICESYTSPSGNNIYYTSGTYIDIIPNHKGCDSIITLHLTRITSSDTLSISTCEGYLTKKGNFLSSSGVYSETFQNHLNCDSIVVYDLTILQNRDSFNIQECSEYTLPNGDIIEQSGLYIDSAINVNGCDSVSIFDIEITLPKIELIIENETLKITNPNITLDSLHWIDCVNKQVIKKNQDSFTPPKNRRYFCNFFKNNCVFSTDCIRLSEEAPSIESIGFHKNNFYILFEDNVDELEIEIIDILGRKALSYKGINVMDFESPKEFAKGVYIIHLNYHNKIRSFKFMNL from the coding sequence ATGAGATTAATAGGTATTCTCTTTTTTCTATCGTTTAGCTTTTCGATTCAAGCTCAGAACTTTATAAAACATACATTATCCAATCGTAGTTCTGGAAAAGTGGATTTTGAAATTACCAAAACCAACTCCGACTCTTTACTTGACATTATCACCTTATCTAATAAAATAGATAAGCACTTGGGGTGGTTTGAACAAAATAGTAACTTCTTCCATTATTCTGCGATAGAAAACACCCCTGAATTTGACTTGATAGAGACATCATACAACCCTCAAAATGACAGCTTACTCCTTGTAACATATTCTTCATATGACTCCACATTACACCACTATCATCAAGTGAATGGAGGCTTTACTTTATCCTATATTGAAAATTTGCCTTGGACCATTCAAAACTTTTTTTACCAAGATTTCGATAATGATGGTGTACAAGAATTCCTCTTTTTACCACAAAATGATTCTATACAAATACATTTTGCGAATAATAATCATTTAACGTTACCGATTCTTTCAGATTCCATCGATAAAATAAGGGTTTTTGATTACTACGAAGATTCTTTTCCTGATATTTTTATACAAACCAAAAATAATAAGTTCTTTTTCTTCAAAAACTCATTTGGCACTTCTTTTTCTAAAGAGTCCTTCCCTACAGACACAACAAAAACGATTCAGTCTTTTGATTTCTACAAACAACCAGACAGTTTAAATCATGAAATATATTTAGCTTATGAAAATACGGATACCCTAAGTGTATTTTATAAAAACAATTTCAATCTGTCTTTCCACAGGAACATAATTTCTCCATCTCAAAACTTGCAAGAACTGATTATTAAGGACTTCAATAATGACTCCTTAGCTGATATTGTTTTTAAAAATAAAACCATGGACTCTTTGTTTTATATATCAGACTTTGAAAACAATACAAATGATACGATCATAATATCCAAAAGAATTCTAAGCCTTGAAAAATGGATTTCAGAAGACATTGATAATGATGGATATTTAGACATAGTCACTTTATCAGAAAGAAACGGACAACTTACTATTTTCAAATTCCAAGGAGGTGGTTTTTCTGAGCAAATCATTAGCAAACAAACCGTACTACCCTTAACACATTTTGTTGATATAGATTTTGATAATGATTTAGATATCGTTTGCACCGATAAAATTGATACTGGAAGGATTGTAGATGATCTGATGGAGATTGGCATTTTCGAGAACAAAGGAAATGACAACTTCGAATACCACTTTTTAATTGAAGATAAGGTTTACCATTATCCCCAAAAACTATATGCCAAAACTATACAAAAGGGGAATCGAATGGATATTTATTATAGATCACATACTGCTTTATTGTCTTTCTTAATTGATGTCACAAATTATGATTATGTCGAGAAATATTTTGTATATCACTCAGGTCTACATAGTTTCAATCAAGTTATTGAGCATGATTGGGATCAAGATGGAGACATAGATCTTCATTGCTACAAGTACAATTCTGCAGTTTTCTATGCAAACAATGATTCGAATTACTTCCATTTTGGGGCTTATTGGTCTTCTAAAAAAATAGAGGAACCCAATACGTTTGGTATTATGGATATGAATAACGATAGTATTGCCGATATTGTTACCTGTGATGATCGTCATAACATTATGTATTATACCCCCACAACCAATAATTCTTTAGCAAAATTTTCGTCTACTCCTGATAATACTCACCAAATAAACAAACTTGGTACCCATAGTTACTTCTGGTTAAAGGATTATGATTTTGATGGCATTAGAGATTGTATTAGCTTAAATACCAATCAAGACTCAATGTTCTTCTATCAAAACAATGGCTTGGGTAATTTTCAAAACAAAGAACATATAAATTTTCCTATTGGTAATTTCAAAGCACCTTCCGAAGTTGGTTTTCCCCACAATATAATCATTGAAGATTTTGACCAAGATCAAGATTTGGATATTATTCATTTGTCTATGCTTTATGAAGATACTCTTTGGAATCAATATGAGATTGGATATTCATTCAGAGTATTTTTGAATAATGGAGCTAATACTTTTCATAGCTACAAAATAGATACTCTACTCCCCATAGTTAAGCCCTATTATTATAGACACATTAGGCAGAGTCTTATTCACAAACCTATTGCTGCAAAAGACTATGATAATGATGGCGACATTGATTTAGTAGGAAGGTGGAATGGCGATTTAGTCTATTATGAAAATAATATTTGTGTAAGTTCCCACACCATAATAGACTCAATATGTGAATCCTACACTTCACCAAGCGGAAACAACATATACTATACATCTGGTACTTACATAGATATCATACCCAATCATAAAGGTTGTGACTCAATTATTACGCTTCATTTAACAAGAATAACGAGTTCAGATACGCTATCAATCAGTACTTGTGAAGGATATTTAACGAAAAAAGGTAACTTCCTAAGTTCCTCTGGAGTATATAGCGAAACATTTCAAAACCATTTAAATTGCGATTCAATTGTTGTGTATGATTTAACTATATTACAAAATAGAGATTCATTTAATATACAAGAATGTTCTGAATATACTTTACCTAATGGAGATATTATTGAGCAATCTGGTTTATATATAGACAGTGCTATAAATGTAAATGGTTGTGATTCCGTATCAATTTTTGATATCGAAATTACACTTCCCAAAATAGAACTAATAATAGAAAATGAAACCCTTAAAATAACTAATCCAAATATCACACTAGACTCCTTACATTGGATTGATTGCGTTAACAAACAAGTGATTAAAAAAAATCAAGACTCCTTTACTCCTCCAAAAAACAGAAGATATTTTTGTAATTTTTTTAAGAATAATTGTGTTTTTTCAACGGATTGTATTCGCCTCTCGGAAGAAGCTCCAAGTATTGAGTCAATCGGCTTTCATAAAAACAACTTTTATATTCTTTTTGAGGACAATGTCGACGAACTTGAAATTGAAATTATTGATATTCTCGGTAGAAAAGCACTTTCCTACAAAGGAATCAATGTAATGGATTTTGAATCACCTAAAGAATTTGCTAAAGGTGTTTATATTATTCACTTGAATTACCACAATAAAATTCGCTCTTTTAAATTCATGAATTTGTAA
- a CDS encoding DUF1801 domain-containing protein: protein MSQNKTQPTKLSVEEFLGNITPEQKQKDCRSLVELMKKVSGHDPVMWGNIIGFDQYHYKYDSGREGDFFKIGFAPRAKNIAVYAAAYNDDLDEKKKQLGKIKLGKSCIYINKLEQVNEELLGEILKESIEIIEKRYPTE, encoded by the coding sequence ATGAGTCAAAATAAAACACAACCCACCAAACTATCTGTAGAAGAATTTTTAGGGAATATCACGCCAGAGCAAAAACAAAAAGACTGTAGATCTCTTGTTGAATTAATGAAAAAAGTGTCTGGTCATGATCCCGTGATGTGGGGGAATATTATTGGTTTTGATCAATATCATTACAAATATGATAGTGGGAGAGAAGGGGATTTTTTTAAGATTGGATTTGCTCCAAGGGCAAAGAATATTGCCGTATATGCTGCTGCTTATAATGATGATCTAGATGAGAAAAAGAAGCAACTCGGTAAAATTAAACTTGGCAAAAGCTGTATTTATATCAACAAGCTTGAGCAAGTAAACGAGGAACTTTTAGGTGAAATTCTTAAAGAAAGTATTGAAATTATAGAGAAGCGTTATCCTACAGAGTAA
- the ccsA gene encoding cytochrome c biogenesis protein CcsA, producing the protein MKNKILDVLASSKLALVLLLIFGISIGAATFIEERWDTITAKVLIYNARWFEVLIILLVINFILHIPKYKLLSKEKISTFLMHFALIVIIAGAAITRFTGFEGLMPIREGEKTNLMYSIEPYLQVFMADGKQRKAYYKHLYMTEDFDNDFDAKIKFEGHEDLKIEYVDFIPNATESFEEHMEGGKDILEIITADETGRVTLILQEGESKRIGPVAIAYKNKSDNPDDILVFKENGKLKVQSPVKIYTMKMATMKQDTISANTVADLEFMKLHNLAGIAQFVVKQEYQKAKKVLKPAQNKEEGTTDVLSVKISYQNQEKIIQLKGGNQRIPQINSFQIGDLLLQAGYGARTIPLPFSLHLNDFILDRYPGSMSPSSYKSVVTLFDERNNKRERLEIFMNNVLDYDGYRFFQSSYDQDELGTRLSVNHDKAGTFVTYFGYFLLILGFIFIHFDKNSRFNTIRRMIIQSRKKRLKSGLIVLFSMLSFAGFAQDSTHKHDHSDHDHSHHDHNHAEEKPSLGSQNHGGINMDRSQIGKNPNKKFIELSKTHADQFAKLLVQTMDGRFQPVNSLAIDILRKISKKDQIKTTDGSTQTAKQFILDVMINVDFWKNQKMIYLRDAGLAKDLGLGDSRYLSYNDLFSSKMEYKIQKQVEEAFRKDAAKQNYLDKEVIKLDERVNVFMMAMRGEFLKIFPKPNSPNHEWMTWSDSLAHAPIGAMMNDKQEVVENNEITYSSVLKLYIISLLDAKENGDYELSDKIVSSLAKIQRQKEDPSILPSEKQIEQEISYNQQNIFKKLQRYYSILALVLLVLAFADIVSKNKNTKKYNLAIKWPLRIFSGILFIAFAYHTYGMGMRWYLSGHAPWSNGYEALLLIAWAGLFSGFLFARYSKLTLAATALLAFFILMTASLSSYDPQLTNLQPVLKSYWLIIHVAALTISYGFFGLAFILGLINLILMIFVKKERFKYFNSLLTELTFVNEMNISIGLALATVGTFLGGIWANESWGRYWGWDSKETWAMVIILIYGMILHFRFIPKMKNIYTFNIASVWGFSTVLMTFFGVNYYLTKGLHSYARGETPVFPLWAWITIFVVLIISVLASRYNKLSK; encoded by the coding sequence ATGAAGAATAAAATACTTGATGTATTAGCATCTTCCAAGCTAGCACTCGTACTTTTGTTGATATTCGGAATCTCTATCGGAGCTGCAACTTTTATAGAAGAAAGATGGGATACCATCACGGCCAAAGTATTGATCTATAACGCGCGTTGGTTTGAAGTTCTGATAATTCTTTTAGTCATCAACTTTATTCTTCATATTCCAAAATACAAACTTCTCAGCAAAGAAAAAATCTCGACTTTTTTAATGCATTTTGCCTTAATTGTGATTATTGCAGGAGCCGCCATAACTCGTTTTACAGGATTTGAAGGACTGATGCCAATCAGAGAAGGAGAGAAAACCAATTTGATGTATAGTATTGAGCCTTATTTACAGGTTTTTATGGCAGACGGAAAACAAAGAAAAGCTTATTATAAGCATCTTTATATGACCGAAGATTTTGATAATGATTTTGATGCAAAAATTAAATTTGAGGGACATGAAGATCTAAAAATCGAATATGTAGATTTTATCCCCAATGCCACTGAAAGCTTTGAAGAGCATATGGAAGGTGGTAAAGATATTTTAGAAATCATTACGGCTGATGAAACAGGAAGAGTGACCTTAATTCTTCAAGAAGGAGAAAGTAAAAGAATTGGTCCTGTTGCTATTGCCTACAAAAACAAATCAGACAACCCAGATGATATTTTAGTCTTCAAAGAAAATGGAAAACTAAAAGTTCAGTCGCCTGTGAAAATTTACACCATGAAAATGGCTACTATGAAGCAGGACACCATCTCTGCAAATACCGTTGCTGATTTGGAATTTATGAAACTTCATAATCTTGCAGGTATTGCACAATTTGTGGTAAAACAAGAATATCAAAAAGCCAAAAAAGTTCTCAAACCAGCTCAAAATAAAGAAGAAGGGACAACCGATGTACTTTCAGTAAAAATTTCTTACCAAAACCAAGAAAAAATTATTCAACTCAAAGGTGGAAACCAAAGAATTCCTCAAATAAACTCTTTCCAAATAGGAGATTTACTTCTACAGGCAGGTTATGGAGCTAGAACCATCCCGCTACCTTTTTCTTTACATCTCAACGACTTCATTCTAGATAGATACCCTGGCTCTATGAGTCCGAGCTCTTATAAAAGTGTGGTAACTCTTTTTGACGAAAGAAATAACAAAAGAGAACGTTTAGAGATTTTCATGAACAATGTTTTAGACTATGATGGGTACCGTTTCTTTCAGTCTTCTTATGATCAAGATGAACTGGGAACACGCCTATCTGTCAACCATGATAAAGCGGGAACATTTGTAACATATTTTGGATATTTCTTATTGATTTTAGGGTTTATCTTTATCCATTTTGACAAAAACTCTCGTTTTAATACTATTCGAAGAATGATTATTCAATCAAGAAAAAAACGACTCAAATCTGGATTAATCGTTTTGTTTTCTATGCTATCTTTTGCAGGTTTTGCTCAAGATTCTACCCACAAACATGATCATAGCGATCATGACCACAGTCACCATGACCATAATCATGCTGAAGAAAAACCTTCTTTGGGATCACAAAATCATGGTGGAATTAATATGGATAGAAGCCAGATAGGAAAAAATCCTAACAAAAAATTTATTGAATTATCTAAAACACATGCCGATCAGTTTGCAAAACTTCTGGTACAAACCATGGATGGAAGATTCCAACCTGTAAACAGTTTAGCCATTGATATCCTCAGAAAAATATCCAAAAAAGATCAAATAAAAACTACTGATGGAAGTACGCAAACTGCCAAACAGTTTATTTTGGATGTAATGATTAATGTGGATTTCTGGAAAAATCAGAAAATGATTTACCTAAGAGATGCTGGACTGGCAAAAGACCTCGGACTGGGTGATAGCCGCTACTTGAGTTACAACGATTTGTTTAGCTCAAAAATGGAGTATAAAATCCAAAAACAAGTAGAAGAAGCTTTTAGAAAAGATGCTGCAAAACAAAACTATCTAGACAAAGAAGTCATAAAACTAGACGAAAGAGTAAATGTTTTTATGATGGCAATGCGAGGGGAATTCCTTAAGATTTTTCCAAAACCAAATTCTCCAAATCACGAATGGATGACTTGGTCTGATTCCCTTGCTCATGCACCTATTGGGGCTATGATGAATGATAAACAAGAGGTTGTAGAAAATAATGAAATCACTTATTCTAGTGTGCTCAAACTTTATATTATCTCCCTTTTAGATGCCAAAGAAAATGGTGATTATGAACTCTCAGATAAAATTGTAAGCTCATTAGCTAAAATCCAAAGACAAAAAGAAGATCCTTCTATTCTTCCTTCTGAAAAACAGATTGAACAAGAAATTTCTTATAACCAACAAAATATTTTCAAAAAACTCCAACGCTATTATTCAATTTTAGCTTTGGTATTGTTGGTATTAGCTTTCGCCGATATTGTTTCTAAAAATAAAAACACAAAAAAGTACAACTTAGCCATTAAATGGCCTTTGAGAATTTTTTCTGGAATTCTATTTATTGCTTTTGCATATCATACTTATGGTATGGGAATGCGTTGGTATCTTTCTGGACATGCTCCATGGAGTAATGGTTACGAAGCCTTATTACTCATAGCTTGGGCAGGATTATTTTCAGGATTTTTGTTTGCAAGATATTCCAAACTTACTTTAGCAGCAACGGCCTTATTGGCATTTTTTATCCTTATGACGGCCTCGCTAAGTAGTTATGACCCTCAACTTACGAATTTACAACCTGTTTTAAAATCTTATTGGCTTATCATTCACGTGGCAGCTCTTACGATCTCTTACGGATTCTTTGGCCTAGCCTTTATCCTTGGACTGATCAATTTGATTTTGATGATTTTCGTAAAAAAAGAACGATTCAAATACTTTAACTCCCTCCTCACAGAACTTACTTTTGTAAATGAAATGAATATTTCTATCGGATTGGCACTGGCTACTGTTGGTACTTTTCTTGGTGGGATTTGGGCAAACGAATCTTGGGGAAGATACTGGGGATGGGACTCAAAAGAAACTTGGGCAATGGTCATTATCCTTATTTATGGAATGATCCTTCATTTCCGATTCATTCCTAAAATGAAAAACATCTACACCTTTAATATTGCTTCGGTCTGGGGATTCTCTACCGTTTTGATGACCTTTTTTGGAGTAAATTATTATCTTACTAAAGGTTTACACTCTTATGCTCGTGGAGAAACTCCTGTTTTCCCACTTTGGGCATGGATTACAATTTTTGTAGTATTAATTATTAGCGTATTAGCTAGTCGTTACAATAAACTATCGAAATAA